One part of the Culicoidibacter larvae genome encodes these proteins:
- a CDS encoding ABC transporter permease, whose product MNFFKRAMLSIVRRPGKSVILLILIFILGNIIAGAISVQQAVANTEKSIRSQLGAAATLSLDYQNIDWEALGDQSPPSLTVAEMEAVAALPQVKYFDYSAMAGLSSKTLKRVESEDGGVVYGGMGTDTYFSLYGIEYAPMLAIESGQATLADGRVFTESEVKNGSQVVLISKQLAELNDLKVGDKITLDNNYYGDVKAVYDSTGEDTTAPKKVESYDLEVIGIFEPKIEVKAESKNGQMDFDYMNIEKQNMIYSPNKVAIKASEFQSENWNADYPDQAMPNTVFYQPVYILNDPAEGEAFRAEASALIPELYTVELSSDSYKAVAGPLETIQWIAGIILVVAIAASLIILSLLVTLFLRDRKHEIGVYLALGEKRLKVIGQIVIEVFSVALVAITLSLFSGNMIAQSISSTMLQNQMIAEQEQGGSYYGGNLEWLGYGSSVSSEEVADSYSVSLDPTTILLFYGVGSLTVVVSTLIPILYILRLNPRKIMM is encoded by the coding sequence ATGAATTTTTTTAAACGGGCGATGCTAAGTATTGTCAGAAGACCAGGTAAATCGGTTATTTTGTTGATACTTATTTTTATTTTAGGGAACATTATTGCCGGCGCAATTTCAGTGCAACAGGCAGTTGCCAATACTGAGAAATCAATTCGCAGTCAGCTTGGTGCCGCAGCAACACTCAGCCTTGATTACCAGAATATTGACTGGGAAGCATTGGGTGATCAGTCACCACCATCATTGACAGTCGCTGAGATGGAAGCTGTTGCTGCCTTGCCACAAGTTAAGTATTTTGACTATTCGGCAATGGCTGGTTTATCAAGCAAGACCTTGAAACGGGTTGAAAGCGAAGATGGCGGAGTTGTTTATGGCGGCATGGGCACAGATACTTATTTTTCACTTTATGGGATAGAGTATGCACCAATGCTGGCAATTGAGTCTGGGCAGGCAACGCTGGCAGATGGTCGAGTGTTTACCGAGTCAGAAGTGAAAAATGGCAGCCAGGTTGTTTTAATCAGTAAACAGTTAGCTGAACTGAATGATTTAAAAGTTGGTGACAAAATTACTTTAGATAATAACTATTATGGTGATGTTAAAGCAGTCTATGATAGTACCGGAGAAGATACAACGGCTCCTAAAAAAGTTGAAAGTTATGACCTAGAAGTTATTGGTATTTTTGAGCCAAAAATTGAAGTGAAGGCTGAGAGTAAAAATGGTCAGATGGACTTCGATTATATGAATATTGAAAAACAGAACATGATTTATTCACCAAACAAAGTAGCCATTAAGGCATCAGAATTCCAGTCAGAGAATTGGAATGCTGATTATCCGGACCAAGCGATGCCGAATACAGTCTTTTACCAACCGGTATATATTTTAAATGATCCGGCAGAGGGCGAGGCGTTTCGCGCCGAGGCATCTGCGCTGATTCCTGAGCTTTACACTGTAGAATTAAGCAGTGACAGCTATAAAGCGGTTGCTGGCCCATTAGAAACGATTCAATGGATTGCCGGGATAATTTTGGTGGTGGCGATTGCGGCCTCACTGATTATTTTAAGTTTGTTGGTGACTTTATTCTTGCGCGACCGTAAGCACGAGATTGGTGTTTATTTGGCTTTGGGTGAAAAACGCCTAAAAGTTATTGGCCAAATTGTTATTGAGGTGTTCAGCGTTGCATTAGTAGCAATCACATTGTCGCTCTTCAGCGGCAACATGATTGCCCAGTCGATCTCATCAACGATGTTACAAAACCAAATGATTGCTGAACAAGAACAAGGTGGTAGCTATTACGGCGGCAACCTTGAATGGTTAGGTTATGGATCATCAGTTTCAAGTGAAGAAGTTGCTGACAGCTATTCTGTAAGCCTTGACCCAACAACAATTTTGTTGTTCTACGGCGTCGGCTCACTCACAGTTGTTGTATCAACATTAATACCAATTCTCTATATACTACGATTAAATCCGCGAAAGATAATGATGTAA
- a CDS encoding sensor histidine kinase — MREQKLIQRQLVKGMLYNFLAFTLVFSAFGAIIFSQMSNALYSKVDNDLRSTMELMQSNEAFFNKELYGKDFGPRKDDGPKDIGIGENVDTSKNSDSTENMQPPIDDAKDSFRVAKIIRDQDGNILNSGSLGQSAYDNYYSHLAFDPAQADGTIFAVAINNNQFRELSFPITVDGTDYYVQLLINVDGEQNTLSNFVQILSICVVLFVILSITISYLLSRRTMKPILEAWHRQNEFVENASHELRTPLTVIQNKQELLLTKPNEKIINESEAIAITLSEVRRLAKLTSDLLTLARAESGQTELEKESFNINEVIRNIAMPYSDIAEAEEKTVTFDMADELMIHADKARIQQLIIILLDNAIKYTPAGGSITIETAKKDSKIEISIADTGVGVSDESLKQIFNRFYREDKARSRAQGGSGLGLSIASWIVESHDGSIKAVHNQPKGTRFLIKLPK; from the coding sequence ATGCGTGAGCAAAAATTAATTCAGCGTCAGTTAGTAAAAGGGATGTTATATAACTTTCTTGCTTTTACCTTGGTGTTCAGCGCATTTGGTGCTATTATTTTCTCGCAAATGAGTAATGCTTTATACAGTAAAGTTGATAATGACTTGCGTTCAACAATGGAATTAATGCAATCTAATGAAGCTTTTTTTAATAAAGAATTGTATGGCAAGGATTTCGGGCCAAGAAAAGACGACGGTCCAAAAGATATCGGTATTGGTGAAAATGTTGATACCAGTAAGAATAGTGATAGTACTGAGAATATGCAACCGCCAATTGATGATGCTAAGGATAGTTTCCGGGTTGCGAAAATTATTCGTGACCAAGACGGTAATATTCTAAACTCAGGCAGTCTCGGTCAGAGTGCTTACGATAATTATTATAGTCATTTAGCTTTTGATCCGGCTCAAGCTGATGGCACTATTTTTGCAGTTGCAATTAATAATAATCAATTCCGTGAATTAAGTTTTCCAATCACGGTTGATGGTACTGATTACTATGTTCAACTGTTGATTAATGTTGATGGTGAACAAAATACGCTTAGTAATTTTGTTCAGATCCTGAGTATTTGTGTTGTGCTGTTTGTTATATTGTCAATTACCATTAGTTACTTGCTTTCGCGGCGAACAATGAAGCCGATTTTAGAGGCTTGGCATCGGCAGAATGAGTTTGTGGAGAATGCATCGCATGAGCTGCGCACGCCGCTCACGGTTATTCAGAACAAACAAGAGTTGCTGCTGACTAAGCCAAATGAAAAGATTATCAACGAGAGTGAGGCAATAGCTATTACATTGAGTGAAGTGCGCCGGCTTGCGAAGCTGACAAGTGATTTACTGACCTTAGCTCGCGCCGAGTCAGGTCAGACAGAGTTAGAAAAAGAGTCATTTAATATCAATGAAGTTATTCGCAATATTGCCATGCCTTACTCTGATATTGCTGAAGCTGAAGAGAAAACGGTCACTTTTGATATGGCCGATGAGTTGATGATTCATGCCGATAAAGCTAGAATTCAGCAATTAATTATTATTCTTTTGGATAATGCGATTAAATACACGCCGGCAGGAGGCAGTATTACTATTGAAACCGCTAAAAAGGATAGTAAAATTGAAATCAGTATTGCTGATACTGGCGTTGGTGTCAGTGATGAGAGCTTAAAACAAATTTTCAATCGCTTCTATCGTGAAGATAAGGCACGCAGTCGTGCTCAGGGTGGCAGCGGATTAGGACTTTCGATTGCGTCTTGGATTGTTGAGAGTCATGATGGCTCAATTAAGGCGGTTCATAATCAGCCGAAGGGGACTCGATTTTTGATTAAATTGCCAAAATAA
- a CDS encoding response regulator transcription factor yields the protein MKALVVEDERILSDTIVESISHIFDCTQAFGGEEGLFEAEQAIYDVIILDIMMPYMNGYEVLEALRHKHIATPVLMLTAKDGIDDKVRGFKAGADDYLVKPFHREELLARLEAVVRRAGGGLKDNLLQFKGLVVNVQNREVKIDEQVVTLQGKQFDILEYLLNNPNTILTKEQIFDRIWGFDSETTTNVVEVYASGLRKVLKQYGYDGYVKTIRGLGYMFAPEEGGE from the coding sequence ATGAAGGCACTTGTTGTTGAGGATGAGCGGATTTTGTCGGATACGATTGTTGAGAGCATTAGCCATATTTTTGATTGTACTCAGGCATTTGGTGGTGAGGAGGGTTTGTTTGAAGCAGAGCAGGCGATTTATGATGTCATTATTTTGGATATTATGATGCCATATATGAATGGCTATGAGGTGCTTGAAGCGCTGCGCCATAAACATATTGCGACTCCGGTTTTGATGCTGACTGCTAAGGATGGTATTGATGATAAGGTGCGCGGTTTTAAGGCCGGTGCTGATGATTATTTGGTGAAGCCGTTTCATCGTGAGGAGTTATTGGCACGACTTGAAGCGGTGGTACGTCGTGCCGGTGGCGGGCTAAAAGATAATTTATTGCAGTTCAAGGGTTTGGTCGTGAACGTCCAAAATCGTGAGGTGAAGATTGATGAGCAGGTAGTAACTTTACAAGGAAAGCAGTTTGATATTCTGGAGTATTTATTGAATAATCCCAATACTATTTTAACTAAGGAACAGATTTTTGATCGGATTTGGGGTTTTGATTCAGAAACAACAACGAATGTTGTTGAGGTGTATGCCAGTGGCTTGCGGAAAGTATTGAAGCAATACGGCTATGATGGCTATGTGAAAACGATTCGGGGATTAGGATATATGTTTGCTCCGGAAGAAGGTGGCGAGTAA
- a CDS encoding LemA family protein: MWIALIIIAVIVVGLIIYVISAYNGLVDLRNRVKNSWSQIDVQLKRRNDLIPNLVETVKGYKNFEQETLEKVIAARTRSISSTGIEEQMENSNQLTAALGHLFAVAEAYPDLKANQNFLSLQDELTNTENKISVTRQFYNDVVMKYQTRIQSFPSNIIAGMFGFKDEPYFETADAEREVPQVKF, encoded by the coding sequence ATGTGGATAGCACTTATTATCATTGCAGTTATTGTTGTCGGATTAATCATTTATGTTATTTCGGCTTATAACGGTTTAGTTGATTTACGTAACCGTGTGAAAAATAGCTGGTCGCAAATTGATGTCCAATTAAAACGTAGAAATGACCTGATTCCTAATCTGGTCGAAACCGTAAAAGGCTACAAAAACTTTGAACAAGAAACTTTGGAAAAAGTTATTGCTGCCAGAACTCGTTCGATTAGTTCAACTGGAATCGAAGAACAAATGGAAAACAGTAATCAATTAACTGCCGCTTTAGGGCACTTGTTTGCTGTTGCCGAAGCTTATCCGGACTTAAAAGCTAATCAAAATTTCTTGTCATTGCAAGATGAGCTGACTAATACTGAGAATAAAATCAGTGTAACTCGCCAGTTCTACAATGATGTAGTTATGAAATACCAAACCCGGATTCAAAGTTTTCCATCAAATATTATTGCTGGAATGTTCGGTTTCAAAGACGAACCATATTTTGAAACGGCTGATGCTGAACGTGAAGTTCCGCAAGTTAAGTTTTAA
- a CDS encoding DUF2207 domain-containing protein yields MKKRRRMKLIKVIIYSLIALLIGAGSIYVMFFGMPGIRFGERIDQYYIDVTIDDAGTAHVIERFTYHFDDDKNGIYRDIVTRSPEGEDLTIENMNIAVIENPQTFDQTAQVKSAFTETDYAYNGERNVYTANQNGNQMRYKIFYPVNEGSDYTYMLSYDIPGLAQNYNDTGSIYWQFIGKSWAVDIYDVDLRINLPTTEGVKAYAHGPLSGQITFEDSYIAFTVPYVQSGTFVEPRLFYSTEFFPNAPKVNEDYLQSGLAQEEAWSSDTRNNSNSIIWLSVLAAAGTLFTIILLWVMHFTIDRARKVDEYDYYRELPDDMPPAIVSMFYKMKTSFDGNDLSIVLLGLTQKKYIKLVSTKPLVYQLEKDADASLAGHEQYLITWLFPEGVGSEVDWDDLKKRLKSATFAKTFNGKFLMMKSKAKNELDARNYIRKAKSGGGQGKSVVQAAMFMPVIFVIFFGFSLSMFTSILGSPLLVFAVAEILLLVLFFAFSNSYTATGDIAFARWSAFRKFLLDFSNIESYKVESLAIWENYLVYATALGVAEEVIKQLKTVIPAEQVNEISTPMLYQYMYMNYTISAINSTVGSSISQMQSTNAPTYSSGGGGGFGGGFSGGGGGGGGGGGGGSF; encoded by the coding sequence ATGAAAAAACGTAGAAGAATGAAGCTTATTAAAGTCATTATTTATTCGCTTATTGCATTATTAATTGGCGCTGGCTCTATTTATGTTATGTTCTTTGGTATGCCGGGAATTCGTTTTGGTGAACGAATTGATCAATACTATATTGATGTTACTATTGATGACGCTGGAACAGCACATGTAATTGAGCGATTTACCTATCATTTTGATGATGATAAAAATGGTATCTATCGCGATATTGTTACCCGCTCACCCGAAGGTGAAGATTTAACAATTGAAAATATGAATATTGCAGTTATTGAAAATCCACAAACCTTTGACCAGACAGCGCAAGTGAAGTCTGCATTTACTGAAACTGATTATGCCTATAATGGTGAACGGAATGTTTACACAGCAAATCAGAATGGTAATCAAATGCGTTATAAAATTTTCTATCCGGTTAACGAGGGTAGTGATTATACGTATATGCTCAGTTATGATATTCCGGGGCTAGCACAGAATTATAATGATACGGGCTCAATTTATTGGCAATTTATTGGTAAGAGTTGGGCAGTAGATATTTACGATGTTGACTTGCGAATTAATCTGCCAACAACTGAGGGCGTAAAAGCCTATGCTCATGGACCGCTTTCGGGTCAAATTACTTTTGAAGATTCCTATATTGCTTTTACTGTACCATATGTACAATCGGGTACATTTGTTGAACCACGGTTATTTTATAGCACGGAGTTCTTCCCTAACGCACCAAAAGTAAATGAGGATTATTTACAAAGCGGACTTGCTCAAGAAGAAGCGTGGAGCAGTGATACCCGTAATAACTCTAACTCAATTATTTGGTTATCAGTTCTTGCAGCAGCAGGAACATTGTTTACAATTATTTTATTGTGGGTGATGCACTTTACAATTGATCGTGCTCGCAAAGTTGATGAGTATGATTACTATCGTGAGTTACCGGATGATATGCCACCGGCAATTGTCAGTATGTTTTATAAAATGAAAACAAGTTTTGATGGTAATGATTTAAGTATTGTTTTATTGGGTCTTACCCAGAAAAAATACATTAAATTAGTTTCTACTAAGCCACTGGTTTATCAACTTGAGAAAGATGCAGACGCAAGCCTTGCCGGGCATGAGCAATATTTGATTACTTGGCTATTCCCGGAAGGAGTAGGAAGTGAAGTTGATTGGGACGACTTGAAGAAACGCTTGAAGTCTGCGACATTCGCAAAAACATTCAATGGTAAATTTCTGATGATGAAGAGTAAGGCAAAGAATGAATTAGATGCCAGAAATTATATTCGCAAAGCTAAAAGTGGTGGTGGACAAGGAAAATCTGTAGTGCAGGCCGCAATGTTTATGCCAGTTATATTTGTTATCTTCTTTGGTTTTTCGCTGAGTATGTTTACAAGTATACTGGGATCGCCATTGCTAGTCTTTGCAGTTGCAGAAATATTATTGTTGGTATTATTCTTTGCTTTCAGTAATAGCTACACAGCAACTGGTGATATAGCCTTCGCCCGTTGGTCTGCATTCCGCAAGTTCTTACTTGATTTCAGTAACATTGAATCATATAAAGTAGAATCATTGGCTATTTGGGAAAATTATTTAGTGTATGCGACGGCATTGGGTGTTGCTGAGGAAGTTATTAAACAACTGAAAACAGTAATACCGGCAGAACAAGTCAATGAAATCAGTACCCCGATGTTGTATCAATATATGTATATGAATTATACAATCTCTGCTATCAACAGTACCGTTGGCAGCAGTATCTCGCAAATGCAGTCAACCAACGCACCAACGTATTCAAGCGGTGGTGGCGGTGGCTTCGGCGGCGGCTTCTCCGGCGGTGGCGGCGGAGGAGGCGGAGGTGGAGGAGGCGGAAGCTTCTAA
- a CDS encoding LCP family protein, which produces MSQGNLENSLEQETVTETKKTKDDRGRRRDRDKKKVPLSKKQKIKRGIIIGVVSVLLLSIGAGAFYVWCTINHAGDVLNQIKDTNTNTSDKKVNEEPFTVLFIGIDEDDMDNSLADSLILAAVNPKTKQADLVSIPRDTYTQIPCENNARDKITHSGAYGGTTCTIGAVENLLGVKVDFYFKINFKGFVSIVDALGGVEMDVPDLREGYAAWEGTGEIDFPAPPADKRDGSQWCDVDSWRTPYAVCFDTFGKQVVNGEEALTLARTRHYDNDQGRSARQAEMIKAIAKKMISFDGFMKINEILESAKDMLRTNIDSSQVADFFTLAQNLLSGMGDNVDNFAMRTLQVETAGYLFVGEASSQPLYYGVPYVENLAAITNELKMLLGLTPLSIDTTFSYNVNVDYPVPLIYKGSTLTVTPTPYQGDSSDSPDYVPDTTPSEPETPTEPETPTEPEKPTDPEPPTDPGTESN; this is translated from the coding sequence ATGAGTCAAGGTAATCTTGAAAACTCTTTAGAACAAGAAACAGTAACTGAGACCAAAAAAACAAAGGACGATCGTGGCCGACGCCGTGATCGCGATAAAAAGAAAGTGCCGTTAAGCAAAAAGCAAAAAATTAAGCGCGGCATTATTATTGGTGTTGTCAGCGTCCTGCTTTTAAGCATTGGCGCTGGTGCATTTTATGTTTGGTGTACTATCAACCATGCTGGTGATGTGCTCAATCAGATTAAGGATACAAATACAAATACTTCTGATAAAAAGGTAAATGAAGAACCATTTACTGTGTTGTTTATTGGTATTGATGAGGATGATATGGATAATTCTTTAGCTGATTCCTTGATTCTGGCAGCGGTTAATCCTAAAACCAAACAGGCTGACTTAGTGAGTATTCCGCGGGATACCTATACTCAAATTCCATGTGAAAATAATGCTCGTGATAAAATTACCCATTCTGGCGCTTATGGTGGTACTACATGTACAATTGGAGCAGTAGAAAACTTGCTTGGTGTGAAAGTTGATTTTTATTTTAAAATCAACTTCAAAGGTTTTGTTAGTATTGTTGATGCCCTTGGCGGAGTTGAAATGGACGTACCTGACCTACGCGAAGGTTATGCGGCTTGGGAAGGTACCGGTGAAATTGATTTCCCGGCACCACCAGCAGATAAGCGTGATGGTAGCCAATGGTGTGATGTTGATAGCTGGCGAACACCATATGCCGTTTGTTTTGATACCTTTGGTAAGCAGGTAGTCAATGGGGAAGAGGCGCTTACTTTAGCCAGAACCCGGCACTATGATAACGATCAAGGCCGGAGTGCGCGTCAGGCAGAGATGATTAAGGCAATTGCCAAGAAAATGATTAGTTTTGATGGCTTTATGAAAATTAATGAGATTTTGGAGAGCGCGAAAGATATGTTGCGGACCAATATTGATTCATCGCAAGTTGCTGACTTCTTTACCTTAGCACAAAATTTATTGTCCGGTATGGGTGATAATGTTGATAACTTTGCAATGCGTACTTTGCAAGTTGAAACTGCGGGATACCTGTTTGTTGGGGAAGCATCTTCGCAACCACTCTATTATGGCGTGCCATATGTTGAGAATTTGGCAGCCATTACCAATGAATTAAAAATGTTGCTGGGATTAACGCCATTAAGTATTGATACTACCTTTAGTTATAATGTTAATGTTGATTATCCAGTGCCATTAATATATAAAGGGTCAACCTTAACGGTAACCCCGACACCATATCAAGGTGATTCCTCGGATAGTCCAGATTATGTTCCTGACACAACACCATCTGAACCGGAAACACCAACTGAGCCGGAAACGCCAACCGAACCAGAAAAACCAACTGATCCGGAACCGCCGACTGATCCAGGAACTGAGTCAAATTAA
- a CDS encoding YigZ family protein has protein sequence MEIPVTIEQKLVHEIVIERSRFICTMIPVTSNEEAQQELAEIKKQFWDATHNCSAYIIGCNAEIQRYSDDGEPSGTAGIPMLEVLKKNHIYNVLAVVTRYFGGIKLGAGGLVRAYSKSVSATVAIASLVEERLVQVVQVTIPHKTFARIQGLLDSCALIEKYQTNYGAEIELVCYITAANLSAANDWFNKVCNQAIDFVLNGEQIVIIPAVKRND, from the coding sequence GTGGAAATTCCAGTTACTATTGAGCAAAAACTTGTTCATGAAATAGTCATCGAGCGTTCACGTTTTATCTGTACCATGATTCCGGTAACGTCAAATGAAGAAGCACAGCAGGAACTTGCCGAAATCAAGAAGCAATTCTGGGACGCAACCCATAATTGCTCTGCCTATATTATTGGTTGCAACGCTGAGATTCAACGCTATAGCGATGATGGTGAGCCGAGCGGGACGGCAGGAATACCAATGCTGGAAGTCTTGAAAAAGAACCATATTTATAATGTTCTTGCAGTAGTAACCCGTTATTTTGGCGGCATAAAACTGGGTGCCGGCGGTTTAGTGCGGGCATATTCAAAATCAGTATCAGCAACAGTAGCTATTGCATCTCTTGTAGAAGAACGGCTGGTACAAGTTGTACAAGTTACAATCCCCCATAAAACATTCGCAAGAATCCAGGGACTCCTTGACTCTTGCGCGCTTATAGAAAAATATCAAACAAATTACGGTGCTGAAATCGAATTGGTTTGTTACATTACAGCAGCCAATCTTTCAGCAGCCAATGATTGGTTCAACAAAGTATGCAATCAAGCAATTGATTTTGTATTAAACGGTGAACAAATCGTTATTATCCCAGCAGTAAAAAGGAATGATTAG
- a CDS encoding DUF1622 domain-containing protein: protein MDIHLVLEWLIWIVDGFSVLVIIWGVVVAAFMFFKSEFAKKAVTDKMISRQLIRAKLGSYILLGLEILIAADIIGTIANPSINEIVLLAVTVLIRTFISFFLNREIKEAQELAQDQA from the coding sequence ATGGATATACATTTAGTGTTGGAATGGCTTATTTGGATTGTAGATGGATTTTCGGTTTTAGTTATTATTTGGGGTGTGGTAGTTGCTGCATTTATGTTCTTTAAATCTGAGTTTGCTAAAAAAGCGGTGACGGATAAGATGATTTCACGTCAGCTGATTCGTGCCAAGTTAGGTTCATATATTTTACTGGGATTGGAGATATTGATTGCTGCTGATATCATCGGCACAATTGCTAATCCGTCAATTAATGAAATAGTTTTGCTCGCGGTTACTGTTTTAATCCGAACATTCATTTCTTTTTTCTTAAATCGGGAGATAAAAGAAGCTCAGGAACTGGCTCAGGACCAGGCCTGA
- a CDS encoding APC family permease — MESNQDKKQLKRALGLGAAISIVIGNVIGSGVFGLPSTLAQTSTPLVTVLAWITVGLGTTLIAMSYANLGTRIPKAGGPVVYAEAAFGPFAGFYVCWLWWIGSCIGNAAIVALILDNAAVFIPAITDFPIIHFLSATALIWFFTWVNFIGAKTAGWVSIVTTILKISVFIIFGIIALFHMHPEYLAQPSQMVMDKSFGEMFIGAVALILWAFTGLEAATLIGGEIKEPEKNIRRSTILGILSVSTIYVFVSLSIMLVYPQDSLAVSSSPFADAINAIFNTSIGGYIITGAILISVIGALTGWFLTTARSSYAASVDGFFFKQFSKVHSKFRTPYVALIASGLITNSLFVLGLFGNDETSPFNYIILMASLINLPTYISTVASEWRLNKKEGRKMSPWFYVRTILALFVGITFLSFALLQTWGTIPWYYWWFGVAFVVAGIPLYYFFRRGKEPKVAVE; from the coding sequence ATGGAATCGAATCAGGATAAGAAGCAGTTAAAACGTGCTTTGGGGCTAGGGGCAGCGATTTCGATTGTAATCGGAAACGTTATCGGCTCAGGAGTTTTTGGTTTACCTTCAACGCTGGCACAAACAAGTACACCGTTGGTTACGGTTTTGGCTTGGATTACCGTTGGATTGGGGACGACTTTAATTGCTATGAGTTACGCGAACTTGGGTACGCGTATTCCTAAGGCCGGCGGTCCGGTCGTTTACGCCGAAGCGGCCTTTGGTCCGTTTGCCGGTTTTTATGTTTGTTGGTTATGGTGGATTGGTTCTTGTATCGGGAATGCTGCTATTGTTGCTTTGATTCTTGATAATGCGGCGGTGTTTATTCCGGCAATTACTGATTTTCCGATTATTCATTTCCTATCAGCAACAGCTTTGATTTGGTTTTTTACTTGGGTCAATTTTATTGGTGCCAAAACTGCCGGCTGGGTCAGTATTGTCACTACTATACTTAAAATAAGTGTTTTTATTATTTTTGGTATTATTGCATTATTTCATATGCATCCGGAATATTTGGCTCAACCTTCACAAATGGTTATGGATAAATCATTTGGCGAGATGTTTATTGGTGCAGTAGCGCTGATTTTGTGGGCATTTACCGGACTTGAAGCTGCAACCTTAATTGGTGGCGAAATCAAAGAGCCGGAAAAAAATATTCGTCGCAGCACGATTTTAGGAATTTTATCAGTAAGTACTATTTACGTGTTTGTTTCACTTTCGATTATGCTAGTGTATCCGCAAGATAGTTTGGCGGTATCAAGTTCGCCATTTGCCGATGCAATAAACGCAATTTTTAATACTTCTATTGGCGGCTATATTATTACCGGAGCAATATTAATTTCTGTTATCGGGGCATTAACCGGTTGGTTCTTAACGACGGCAAGAAGTTCTTATGCTGCCAGTGTTGATGGTTTCTTCTTCAAACAGTTTTCTAAGGTGCACAGCAAATTCCGTACCCCTTATGTTGCTTTGATTGCTTCAGGATTGATTACTAATTCATTATTTGTATTAGGATTATTCGGTAATGATGAGACCAGTCCGTTTAATTACATCATTTTGATGGCAAGTTTGATTAATTTACCAACATATATTTCAACGGTAGCTTCAGAGTGGCGCTTGAATAAAAAAGAAGGCCGTAAGATGTCGCCTTGGTTCTATGTGCGGACGATTTTGGCGCTATTTGTTGGAATTACCTTCTTATCATTTGCTTTGTTGCAAACATGGGGTACAATTCCATGGTACTATTGGTGGTTTGGCGTGGCCTTTGTTGTTGCCGGCATTCCGCTGTATTATTTCTTTCGGCGCGGTAAGGAACCTAAGGTGGCGGTAGAATAG
- a CDS encoding thioredoxin family protein, with amino-acid sequence MQTFNEQDAKDYISEHERVVIYVTTPFCGVCQSVKPLIGILAEAMEDVRFGEINLNLTPDLAKRYQISGAPTLLQFTYGELVQRVENFQNITQLYTTLERGFLK; translated from the coding sequence ATGCAGACTTTTAATGAGCAAGACGCTAAGGATTATATTAGTGAGCATGAGCGCGTTGTTATTTATGTAACAACACCTTTTTGCGGTGTTTGCCAAAGTGTAAAACCATTGATTGGTATTTTGGCAGAAGCGATGGAAGATGTTCGTTTTGGTGAAATTAATTTAAATTTGACCCCGGATTTGGCGAAGCGTTACCAAATCAGCGGAGCACCTACATTGTTGCAATTCACTTATGGAGAATTAGTACAGCGTGTTGAAAATTTTCAAAACATTACCCAATTATACACAACTCTTGAAAGAGGTTTTTTAAAATAA